In Oryzias melastigma strain HK-1 linkage group LG6, ASM292280v2, whole genome shotgun sequence, the DNA window aatGCGATTAGCCAGGAAATTAcgccatttatttttaacaataacaGGGagaacattatatttttttgcattcagaAAGCAGTAGAACAATTAACAGTTATTTTTCCTCATTATTTTGAGATCTGAAGTTACCTACAGGCACAgggttttttgctttaatttattcAGATGGTAACAAATTCATATCGCCCTCTAAACCACTACAACAGTTCCCAACTAAAAACTATTCATCTGTtcttactttataaaaaaagaagtataaaAATCCAATTCCATGTGTTCTCACAGATAAAGCAACTTGACTGAGTCTGCATGAATATTTCTGCTTCACTCATTCATAGCAGCTTCAAGTACTGAGATCAGGGCATCACGGAAAAACTCCAATCCCCAGTGAAACCCTCTAACTATACAACTCACATCATTAGTATGCAGCAGATGATTGGCTGAAACCAGATCCaatattctaaataaatgcaCACAAAAGAATAAGagaagaaactttaaaaccttttctgaGAAAAATCCCTTACAGTTTCATATTCTAGTTCtaatttagatatatttttcaattcatgttttaaatggtATGCAgaattattttgaagaaaatgagaacattttggtttaaaaatataaatattagtaATAGGGCTGGGTCAAAAGAATCACTTCAttgatctgaatcaatctaagcttaatagatccataatcgatccataaaagtagagattgatctatcTAATactgctaaagtctgctagcttgatgctaacttatAATGGggatttcctataggacggctaatgctaacactcgttATTGCTGAATAAGGGAACATCTTTATATtctcacaggcattaattttccaaactcttttaaggaaatatggTATTCAAAATATCATTATAATTTCAGTAATACATTTtgcagtatgtgaactgtatcagatttatatgaaaaatctttaaaatatagatatagatcattaatgtatttctaaacaaatgtgcctGAATGTGTTAatcatgtaaactcaaaactgattgattgattactTGGTTTATTTCAACCACAGATTGAGAAATAttggacaaaacacaattatttcaaacacattacagaaataatgaaatgcgttgattagaaaatagaaaacaaacaaaaataaaacacacttatgtcatatttggctcatttatttttttgtgataattaactttGCTTGAAAAGTAGTGGGAAGAAGTGAATtgatataatcccacccctacttaattacttcatttcactgttttgcagaATTATGTAATCCGGTTTTGATCAGATCAAAACTGACTTTGAGAGGATCAAATAATCGCTCTGGTGATTATTTAAAGGCTCTGGTGaactgaatcgaatcgattctggaaattattgaaaTACCAAGCCCTTATTAGTTAGCAGCATTTTAGAGGTTCCCAGCTCTGAGACTCTCACTACAAAAACTTACGACACATGCAGCTTCCTGTGATTTccgtatttttatttccttatttcaatttttggcaGAAGAGTTTAAAGTTGGTTTTGTTTGGTGATAAAACCCCATGCACAAATGtcataaatagattttttttttttttttagggggagTCATTCCTCACCTTAACTGCAACACTACGAGTATCTGGAAACTCCAAGAGGTGGTAACTTAAATCCTCCACTCTGCTGATGTAAACCCGAACATCCGATGCTCTGTAGAGGGCCTGGACCAACGCACGTGTTCGGTTGTCCACACTCACCCTGGCAATAATCTACAAGACACACAATAAAGTcaaagaatttctttttttaattgtagattTTGAGCTTAAACATCCCAAGTTTTTTTgaatcaacaaacaaacaactctGCAGGTCATAAATGATACAGTGAAATAAAACCTAATAAGGTTAGTTTATTTTATCTACTGCAGCAGcatgcaaaaataattattttatatgtaagtgcttcagaaaaaataaatacaattattttaaaagttatttttttattttaaaaaatatatatctcaACGTGAAATCATGTGATACTAAAAACCAGCAGTGTTCTAACAGATGACtataaattggatttttttttcccagtataGACACTTTATGTGCTGTCTGCAGACCTGCAtcatcacatttatttttgaaagcagaTTCCCGGAACTGAAGTAACAAAGAAGTCCATCTGCTGCTTGGTGTCAACATGTGAACAAGCAGCCTGTCATAACACATCACATATGCAGGACACTGTTGATTTAtacaaatatcaaataaaaaaagcaattatccCATTTGAAATAACTCTTGATAACAAcacaaatgttaaagtttgtgaaagtTGAAGCATCTGCTCAGATAGATTATAGAACAAGTTTATTTCCTAATTCATCTAATGAATTCTACTCAAACTAGAGTTCTGTTAGCAGCAGTCATACCTTTTCCCGCTGAAGCAGAAGTTTTTTGGCCTTCTCCTCTGCAACTGTCTGCTCCTTGTTAACAGCTGTCTCAATCGGTTTCACTTGAACAGCCTCGTGTTTCATCTCCCCGCTTGCAGGACTTTTGGCTTCTCCTGTCCGAaacttaggaacaaaaggagcGATGTAGCTGCCGACAAATGCCTGAACGGTGGGTGCTGAGGATGACAGGTACTGTCCTAAGCTCTTTTTGGAGGACGGAGGTGTGGGGCGAGCAATTGGAGCAGTTTTATTAGAGATCTTGGGGAGGTTTGAAGCTTGTAGATCCTGAGGGGGAGGTGGGAAAACGTCTTTAATGTTCTTTCTCTGATCCTGAGTCTTTGTGCTGCTCCCAAAGTACGTGTTGATGTGGTGGGCAAGGTAGGTGTACGTTTCATCGAGGCTGACCGAGAAAGTGCTAGGATGGAAAAGTGCCGGGGCGTCTTTGGGAGTCGTGCTTCTGTTCTCCGTGTCGTTTAGGGGCTGGGGAGGCGCGACGGGCTTCTTGGCACAACTAGCTTTGACAACGGAGATTGTGCGCCTCGGCCTTTTCTCATGCATGTCGCTTATAGTTACAATGGCAGCAGTGACAGTGACTTGGGTGTGAGGATGAGGAGAGGTAGTGGCCTTCACGTCAACTGGAGCAATCGATGTGGAAACGCTGACTGAAGATGGTCCTGCAGGAGTTGGGATTGTGGTTCCTTTCAAGGGAGGTGTTTCATTAGTGGAAGGGGGTGTAGATTCACCATCTGTCAGGGCTTTCACTTCATTTGAACCTTTAGATTTGAGGCGGGACATCCTGGACAGAAGATCCGTTTGAGTCCCGCTCACAGCCTTGGACAAAGAGTCCAGTGTGCTTCTAAAGCGAGACATGTGTTGACTG includes these proteins:
- the LOC112152144 gene encoding calcium-independent phospholipase A2-gamma isoform X2, with product MNHSWAPNVWVKVNRVTHKLPPYAHRAAGSSSIAGVDLQHHAAYSAGYLSFRHFHHSRVRYRRGWICKANHVKPRVGLHTSCVCLNASTSRWSAGLSQHMSRFRSTLDSLSKAVSGTQTDLLSRMSRLKSKGSNEVKALTDGESTPPSTNETPPLKGTTIPTPAGPSSVSVSTSIAPVDVKATTSPHPHTQVTVTAAIVTISDMHEKRPRRTISVVKASCAKKPVAPPQPLNDTENRSTTPKDAPALFHPSTFSVSLDETYTYLAHHINTYFGSSTKTQDQRKNIKDVFPPPPQDLQASNLPKISNKTAPIARPTPPSSKKSLGQYLSSSAPTVQAFVGSYIAPFVPKFRTGEAKSPASGEMKHEAVQVKPIETAVNKEQTVAEEKAKKLLLQREKIIARVSVDNRTRALVQALYRASDVRVYISRVEDLSYHLLEFPDTRSVAVKEKAIPCLLRLMQANDAGLRAAVREALALIGYHKPVRGRGIRVLSIDGGGLRGILALQTLHRLEALTGKPIYKLFDYICGVSTGAVLGFMLGVHQIPVKDCDDIYRKLGSDVFKQNVIVGTMKMSWSHAFYDSEAWENILKEKMGSHLLVETSRNPECPKVAAVSTIVNRGLPLKAYVFRNYNLLPGVRSHYLGGCQHQLWQAIRATSAAPGYFQEFTLGGDLHQVKLLLMVTHSSLPMSAAAS